The DNA region GAGGGTCAGCGTGGACCAGTACAGGGAGTAGATGTACTTCCTGGCCAGGCGTCCGTGCTCCGGGTGGCTGATGTTGGGGTAAACCCATGTATCAGATCCAAAACCAATGGTTTTCGAAATGGCAAAGAACATACAAGCATTCCAGTGGATAATAACGAGGATATAAAGTACGAGATTACTGATACGAAACATGTTTGGGAAGCTGGTTCTGGTTTCAGTCCGCTCAAAGAACTCAAAAAGCCTCGAGATTTTGCAAAGACGGTTGAATCGGAACTCCGGGTTGTTGTATCCGAACTTCAGAAACAGCAGATCGGTGGGTATCATTGAAATCATGTCGTATTTAAACTGAGATGTTGTTCTGTATTTACTTCTCAGTTTTGTGGCATCTTTTACCAGCAGGCCTTGTTCCAGGTAACCTGAGGGACAAACACAAGATTAGAGGCCAGATCCAGAActacaacagaaacaaaatggtGTTCATCATAGAAATAGAACAGGAGCTGAACGGACATTGAGCTGTTATCCGTGGTCATTTGACTATTACAAATGAAAATGGTGGTAGTCCGGTTCTGCCGAATGTTTCCAAAGCTtcatgtttaaagctgcattctctctgctgtccaccagggggcgaagtctatgagaaaatgactctacttctctcttgatttattccctcagtaaacattgtaaacatgagtttatggtctcaatctctagtttcaagtcttcttcaatacagcatgatgttcatttagtaaatgatgctccatttagagtcaaacagaccataaagcaggggatgcttctTTGCCTCCTGGGAATTTGGGTTCTATTGTGCTTTTACGTATCGCAATGGCAACGTAACACATATAAATGATTTGATTGGAAAAATGTCCCTTTcactcctattctatttctatggtgCACATGTTTAAATTCTGTCACAAAGTTCCAACCTGTTCTCGACCTGACGAACGTGTCTGTGAAGTAGATGATGTCGGTGGTGTAGTCCAAGAAGAGCCAGAGGCGCGTATACGTTTCCTGGAGGTCGTTAAAACAGGCTCTGGAAGACAAGGAGGACACGTTTTTAAACAGTGAAAAGGAGCCAGTGAGTGACGTTATAGCTGTTAAATGGATAAATACCGTGTTACGATCATCATGAGGTTATAAAACACTGGTCCTGCGATGACGGTCAGCCATCTGTAGTACTGGTCTGTGGCCGGATCCATAATCCAGATCTCCTTCCTGAAAACAACTCAACATTACTTTGTTTCGTCTAAAGAATGTGTTAAATGTTCATACAGTGAGCATCAATCAgacagatgtgtgttttctgtatttcatgTCCCAGTAGTCCCAGTAGACTGAATCTAATGGTTTACTTACGGTGgctcctctttctttttatcaTCTTTCTTATCATCCTTTTTATCATCCTTCTTCTCATCTTTCTTCTcgtctttcttttcctctttcttctcatcCTTCTTGTCCTCGTCTTTCTTCTcgtcctttttctcctcctcctttttctcctcttttttaatCTCCTCCTTTTTGCTACGAAtcacaagtttatttatagttttcatGGTGGTGAAATAGGGACGGAGGTGTTGGCCTATGAGGAGCTACCAGACTACAGGGACAGGGAGGTCTAGTTTGGGATTCTTTGTTGGAAGATCTGGTGCAGGTCACACATTGGTCCAGCAGATGGCATCGTAATAATACCGGTATGAAGATAAGTAGAGgtccttttcttcttcactgtttaccAAACCAGTACATCCCACATCATAGCTTTCAACACAAAGGTTTAATGCGTCTAATGCAGGAGGAAACACCAACCGGGAGATTGAAAGACCTCTAGTACATCTAGCTAAACTATTAACTACAGAATACACTACATTATCTACACGATACAAACCATGCTACTAATGTCCAGCCTGATGGCTCTTAAACATCTACTCTTCTACTCTTCGACTCTATTTCCTGACACAGATATGCTCACACTTACTCGTCTGTGTTGTTGCAGTTATTCATGTTGTAAGTAGCTAGTGGCCACTTACTGCCAAGACTttggaaagaaataaaagatgttttttaCACAGTGAACCCTCACAGTGTCAGACACTAATGAATGAAggaaattattttcttatttatacatttgtaaTCCTGTTTCCCTTGTTTGAGTTTTTATTCATCTCTTGTTAAATGCTAAAAATTCTAAAATCTTTTCTCTCCCTGTAAAAGCACTTTTGATAAATCATCTTGAACACTAATCAAATATAATTTGTTGTGACTGAACAAACTTAACGACACCTAGCAGATCAATATTATGGAAGGAGTTAAGTGTTTGGATTTCAAAAGAACATAAACGTCTAATTTATAGATTTGACCCTCCTGATCAGAGCTGGTGACGGAGGTTTGTGTGGCGGACAACGGTCCAGATTGGGATTTTAAGAGATCCAGTTATTTTGAAATACGTCATGTATCTGAAGCGttcatttaatgcatttttgcAGGGGCGCCTTGTAAAAGTCTGGACTTCTGTTTCACGAAGACTTTAGCATCATTTCTGGTTCCGTTCAGCCCAGTTTGACTCCTTTAGAGCTTTGAGGAATGATTGTTACTCATGTAGGGGAGATTAAGTACCACCGTGAGGCTTTGAAATGAACCTTAAAGCACTGACGGCTGCCATACTTCTGGTACTTACTTCCTCTTGCGGGTGGTGTCGTTGAGGCCCACAGACTGGGCGTTGCTCTCTCGACTGGAGACGTCTTTGAGCTCGGGGCCTCTGAAGCGCTCGAGGAAAGAGTCGTGCCTCTCCGTTACGGGGTTCGCTCTGTGAGACGCCCAGTTCCACAGCATGAAGAAGAAGTAAGAGAGCCTAGAAGGTTAGCAGCAGGGACACAGAACAAAGGGACACCCGTCTATTCTAGGTCTGTTCTAGGACTGTAACAGGGAATGTGAACaccagtggtggaggaagtatgcAGATCCTTTAGGAGCAGTAGTACAACAAGGAAATACTCCATTGAGCACATGGCCCACTAGTTAAAGCCCTTACATGTGCCGTTAAAAACTGGTTGTCTGTGGCTATTTCCTGGAAATATCACACGCTGTATTACCGTTTATCACCATAGATGGCGCCAAAACAGAGATCTTCAACATAGTTACTTTAATTCTGATGCAACGAAGTGAAAGCAGCGTTTTACAAACccagtcacagaaaaaaactttggCATGGTCTGTTCTGACAAACCACAGATGAGTTTAATctttatcaaatcaaatgtttcatatcaacatttctTCATGCATGTATATCGACTTCATAGTGTTTTAACTGCTCTTTGTAATAtgcattctcaattacgttTAGTTTAAAGCAACAAAGCTACTTGGTTGGTCGAGTAAAGATCATGTTTTGGGTTTCTTTTGGTTTCACGCGGGACacgaacactggtctcctgggtgaatgTGTGATTGACGTAAAGACCTATCGATACACCCAAACCTCCTCCCAATTGGGATTTACGCAGActttgattaaaacatattttcgtCAAAAGGCAATGTAATCCGGAGGAGAAAACATTCCGTAAAAACCAAATTGACAAGGCAGTTTGTTATATGAGATCATAATGTTTACTGCCACTGTTGTAGCTGGTTGAGGAGTTGATCTACATTATAAACATGTAGGTAGGTTAGTCTAGTGGTTCTCAACAAAGGGGTCGGGCCATCTCAAATGGTCAACAGATACGTCTGCTGGGTCGTGAGATATTAAACCAAAGAAATCAGTATTAATATTTTGGACTTTGGACTGaattttttgcctttttgtgaaatattgtaaatgaaaccagatgtttaatattttgtcaacaGTTACAAGccaaaatgttgattatttttctatAGCAACTAGTTGTATTTTATAAgattatctttattatctttaGTTTTTATGTCATGTTTATATGTAAATCTTAATTTGAAATATAACCAATCAGGTTGTTCTCAAAGAAGCTATTCACTATAATCCTTATAAATCTAACGAAATTAATTTGTATGTAATCTATGAAATCATAAACCaagtcaggtgacgtagtataaagagcagtAAACTCGCTAAAGTACGAATCCTGCAAGACCCGCCCTATTCTGCCTCTTATTGGCCAGTACttgttgcctttgtttgttGGATTGGTTTGATTGGTTAGAATAAGAATATCAGGtagagccaatcagagacagaGTTAGGTGTGTCATGGTTTTACCGGAGCAGGGTTTGTAATATCGTGGAAGCCTAGATCCTAAAACACCAGAAACCCAGCAGCACGCTGCTCGTGTCCCGtctgaaaccagaagtcaaagTGGATTTATTTAACACGTAACTTCCGTTCTTAAGCAACCCCACTTctgaagttattttaacccaaacaagcATATtctcctaaacctaactaagtagttttgatGTCCAAACATTGCAGGAGCTCTGAGCGCTGGACATTCGTGGGAGACCACACGAAGATAACGATACGTTGAATCAGGATcttgattttaaatgaataaagtggAGTATAAGTATTTAAATACTCAGATACATTTCCTCAAATTGTACTtaatacagtacttgagtacatAAACTCTCCACCACTGGTAAACAAAGGTGTGACTACAGACGTTTACCTGGCCATCGCCCCGGCTCCTGTGAAGGAGTCTCTGTGGGCCTCTGAGGACAACGCCGTCTCTGAGGCGTCGTCACAAAGAGACGGATTCCTGAGAGGAAACGTGACAGAGACATGATGAAGAGTTATTTCAGTCTGCTGATACATAAATCAAAGTGTTTAGAGGACGTGAGCAGTGCTGACGTGGTAGAAAGTGTCGTGAGTTTCACAGTGGCATCAGACCTGCTGTCTCCATTCTCGATGACAGCGAGCTGGTCCTCAGGTCTGCTGGAGGACGACCGatgtctggaggaggaggacttctCACAGCCGACCTCCGCCATGTCGTCTGGAGAAAGAGGACACACTCTGCAGCGTCACGGATCGAACATCACGTTATAAAAGCGGTGTTGTTGATGTGTTTACTGAACGCCACTGgtctctgtttgtctgagaGTAGAGCGCCGAAAATAGCAGCTCATTATGTCCTTAACACTAAACAGGATCAGAGGACGctcagctgctttttaaaataactaagCTATGGCTTACAGGTGGACGGGAGCCGCTGTGTTGGGTCGGTGTATAAGTCCATTAGAGCGCCACTTTAAGAACAGGTGCACCTGTGTGAGGTGAAGACGTGCcgggggtcaggggtcaggggtcaggctGGAGAATCGGCCTCGtgcaaaactacatttaaaaaaaggcttattTGATATGTTTGAGCAGTGATTTCTAGATTTCCTCCATCGTGCTCTTTGCTTCAGATGTCTGCAGGTAAATACTGAGCGGCTGATCTCTGGGGAACACCGGTGGTTGTAACacgtgcacacatgcacacgggTAGATTAGTGCTAATACCAGGGAGTTAACCAACCCCCACTGAATTAAACCAGAGAATCAACGAGCAGCAGAGTGACGGTGAAGTCTGAACTCTAAGCGTGAGTTGCACAATCATCTCTGAGCCACGCAGCACTTTCATTAAATACTGAGAACGAGCGTTGACGAGGAGAGGTTATGAGAAATCAGTtccatgtttttatatgtttttatgcttttaacCGAAGCCTGATGAAGTCACAGACGAGagcatgatgaagatgatggtgcaGTTGTTCAAAAGATAATTCAATGCTCACACAAACCACTTCATATAAACCACACATATCTGATATATgagtattttttcatatttaagacGCCCTTAAGATGAATGATTTGtgtaaaaacatacaatatagcACATGACATAGTGTACAAAATACACTATGTTTGGAAAAGTATTTGTCCTCATGTCCACCTCTAACGGATGAACAAAACCTCAAACCTCACATTTGAATAAAcataatgattattaatattggTGATGGACTAAAGTAATGGACAGGTTTATGCCTTGGTACTTTAATAGGAATTCATCCAGATGTCCCTGTTGTCCTCATCTAACTCATCAATAAGGTAAAGActtgttatttttaatacaCTGGTCATTTCTTCATAATCTCTTCATAATAATGAACATGTTAAATGGGGTTCAGGGCGCGTGCACCTTTAACTGATACACTCTATTGATTACATCACATCTGCTAAAGACCAATAATAAAGCAATGCTTCATATGAGATCATAACACTTACTTTCACTATGTCCTCTGTGAAGTCTGATGGAACAAGTTGCTTCACAATAACGTTTAAAGCATCAAACCCTGAAGTCCTGACAGCTTTAGCAGGAATGTCTGTGTCTTTATTAACACATGCATTGACTGACTGCAGAGGTGATCAGACATAAGGCTCCAGCAGCACAGGTGAAGAGAACAGCACTCACCGTCTGAAGCTCCTCACACTGACTGGTCTCCAGCAGAACCAGTGCTCCCACTCTGACCTCTCTGTGGCTCCATCGCAGCACCAGGACGAACGTTCCTCTGAGTTATGAGCTCCGTTAAAAGGAACCGACGCAGCGGCTCTGCAGGAGGATGAGCAGGTCCCAGATCAGACAGGGGGaggagacctgtccatcactgCAGGCGGCCATCACTGTAGTCCACGACTGTAGTCCtctcaagataagataagataagataagataagataagataagataatcctttattagcagcagagagtaaagttcacacaagagacatagtaaagaaagacaagataaaaataaaaaatgaaaataaaaaaaacaagtattataaataagcaataaaacaaaaaacagtagaaaaacaacaataactgaaatattatatttacagacagaaaaaaactattttaactttttaactattattgcacagtgtaatgtcatgtttttattgtcattttttacatgtttttattgtcatgttattattgtcatgtttttattgtcatgtttttatcatgttattattgtcatgttattgtcatgttattattgtcatgttattattgtcatgtttttattgt from Anoplopoma fimbria isolate UVic2021 breed Golden Eagle Sablefish chromosome 8, Afim_UVic_2022, whole genome shotgun sequence includes:
- the cnga3a gene encoding cyclic nucleotide-gated channel cone photoreceptor subunit alpha isoform X2 — encoded protein: MAEVGCEKSSSSRHRSSSSRPEDQLAVIENGDSRNPSLCDDASETALSSEAHRDSFTGAGAMARLSYFFFMLWNWASHRANPVTERHDSFLERFRGPELKDVSSRESNAQSVGLNDTTRKRNLGSKWPLATYNMNNCNNTDDRRVEDKKEEIKKEEKKEEEKKDEKKDEDKKDEKKEEKKDEKKDEKKDDKKDDKKDDKKKEEPPKEIWIMDPATDQYYRWLTVIAGPVFYNLMMIVTRACFNDLQETYTRLWLFLDYTTDIIYFTDTFVRSRTGYLEQGLLVKDATKLRSKYRTTSQFKYDMISMIPTDLLFLKFGYNNPEFRFNRLCKISRLFEFFERTETRTSFPNMFRISNLVLYILVIIHWNACMFFAISKTIGFGSDTWVYPNISHPEHGRLARKYIYSLYWSTLTLTTIGETPAPVRDVEFVFVIADFLTGVLIFASIVGNVGAMISNMNASRAEFQAKIDSIKQYMQFRKVTKDLEARVIKWFDYLWTEKKTCDEKEVLKNLPDKLKAEIAINVHLDTLKKVRIFQDCEAGLLIELVLKLQPQVFSPGDYICKKGDIGREMYIIKEGKLAVVADDGVTQFVVLSDGAYFGEISILGIKGSKAGNRRTANIRSVGYSDLFALSKDDLMEALTEYPDAKKALEEKGKAILMKDNLIDEAIANAGADPKDLEEKIVRLQGNLDLMQTKFAQLMVEFTSSQARMKQRVSEMEAKVKSVGPEDLTEVVADKDKKVQ
- the cnga3a gene encoding cyclic nucleotide-gated cation channel alpha-3 isoform X1, which gives rise to MAEVGCEKSSSSRHRSSSSRPEDQLAVIENGDSRNPSLCDDASETALSSEAHRDSFTGAGAMARLSYFFFMLWNWASHRANPVTERHDSFLERFRGPELKDVSSRESNAQSVGLNDTTRKRKKEIWIMDPATDQYYRWLTVIAGPVFYNLMMIVTRACFNDLQETYTRLWLFLDYTTDIIYFTDTFVRSRTGYLEQGLLVKDATKLRSKYRTTSQFKYDMISMIPTDLLFLKFGYNNPEFRFNRLCKISRLFEFFERTETRTSFPNMFRISNLVLYILVIIHWNACMFFAISKTIGFGSDTWVYPNISHPEHGRLARKYIYSLYWSTLTLTTIGETPAPVRDVEFVFVIADFLTGVLIFASIVGNVGAMISNMNASRAEFQAKIDSIKQYMQFRKVTKDLEARVIKWFDYLWTEKKTCDEKEVLKNLPDKLKAEIAINVHLDTLKKVRIFQDCEAGLLIELVLKLQPQVFSPGDYICKKGDIGREMYIIKEGKLAVVADDGVTQFVVLSDGAYFGEISILGIKGSKAGNRRTANIRSVGYSDLFALSKDDLMEALTEYPDAKKALEEKGKAILMKDNLIDEAIANAGADPKDLEEKIVRLQGNLDLMQTKFAQLMVEFTSSQARMKQRVSEMEAKVKSVGPEDLTEVVADKDKKVQ